A single Pirellulales bacterium DNA region contains:
- the trpS gene encoding tryptophan--tRNA ligase: MRVLSGIQPTGRFHWGNYFGAIRQYIDLQHGNEAYYFIANLHALTTVRERERLAQLTLDAAIDLLALGLDPEHAILFVQSDVPEVSELCWLLMTGTSMGLLERCHAYKDKKSKGLQADAGLFTYPVLMAADILAYDADVVPVGEDQVQHIEVCRDLATSFNHHFGETFRLPKSKVLANAARVPGTDGEKMSKSYNNTLELFEDAKAQRKKIMRIVTDSRAMEASKDPDTDHLYQLLALVAPAEQCAEVAALYRRGGFGYGEIKKALADAAEQYFAPARARREELAAHPQRIREILGDGAAQARRKAGEVLARAQQACGLKLG; encoded by the coding sequence ATGCGAGTTTTATCGGGCATCCAACCGACGGGCCGTTTCCACTGGGGCAACTATTTTGGCGCCATCCGGCAATACATCGATTTGCAGCATGGCAACGAGGCCTACTACTTCATCGCCAATCTGCATGCCTTGACCACCGTGCGCGAACGCGAACGGCTGGCCCAGTTGACGCTCGACGCCGCGATCGATTTGCTGGCCCTGGGGCTCGATCCGGAGCATGCAATTCTCTTCGTGCAATCCGACGTGCCCGAGGTTAGCGAGTTGTGCTGGCTGCTGATGACCGGTACCTCCATGGGTCTGCTCGAACGCTGCCACGCCTACAAAGACAAGAAGTCCAAGGGGCTGCAGGCCGACGCGGGACTGTTCACGTACCCCGTGCTGATGGCCGCCGACATCCTGGCCTACGACGCCGATGTGGTCCCAGTCGGCGAAGACCAGGTGCAGCACATCGAGGTTTGCCGCGATCTGGCCACGAGCTTCAACCACCATTTCGGCGAGACGTTTCGCCTGCCCAAGTCCAAGGTCTTGGCCAACGCGGCCCGGGTGCCGGGCACCGACGGCGAAAAAATGTCGAAGAGCTACAACAACACGCTCGAGTTGTTCGAGGACGCCAAGGCCCAGCGCAAGAAGATCATGCGGATCGTCACCGATTCGCGGGCCATGGAAGCCAGCAAAGACCCCGACACCGATCATCTGTACCAGTTGCTGGCCTTGGTCGCCCCGGCTGAACAATGCGCCGAGGTTGCGGCACTCTATCGCCGGGGTGGGTTCGGCTATGGCGAGATCAAGAAGGCCCTGGCCGACGCCGCGGAACAATACTTCGCGCCTGCCCGAGCCCGGCGTGAGGAACTTGCGGCCCACCCCCAGCGGATCCGCGAAATTCTGGGCGACGGCGCGGCGCAGGCGCGTCGCAAGGCGGGAGAAGTGCTCGCCCGGGCGCAGCAGGCCTGTGGTTTGAAGCTCGGCTAA
- the acpS gene encoding holo-ACP synthase, whose protein sequence is MQHILGIGTDITECLRIAQMIERHGEVFLTRVYTSDEIRYCQNRKQATQHFASRWAAKEAVLKALGTGWSAGIQWRDVEIRSLRGGKPSVHLQGTVAEIAAERGIATWMLSVSHCRTHATAFVIALGE, encoded by the coding sequence ATGCAGCATATCCTCGGCATCGGCACCGACATCACCGAATGCCTGCGCATCGCACAGATGATCGAGCGGCACGGCGAAGTGTTCCTGACGCGCGTCTACACGAGCGACGAAATCCGCTACTGCCAGAATCGCAAGCAGGCCACGCAACACTTCGCCTCGCGCTGGGCCGCCAAGGAGGCCGTGCTCAAGGCGCTGGGCACCGGCTGGAGTGCCGGCATTCAATGGCGCGACGTCGAGATCCGCAGCCTCAGGGGCGGCAAACCGAGCGTCCATCTGCAAGGCACTGTGGCTGAAATCGCCGCCGAGCGCGGGATCGCCACCTGGATGCTCAGCGTCTCACATTGCCGCACACACGCCACGGCGTTCGTGATCGCGCTCGGCGAATAG
- a CDS encoding dihydroorotate dehydrogenase, which produces MTGPTAHDVDLHVQVGRLRLANPILVASGTFGYAREMAGIVDLGRLGGILPKTITRLPRAGNAPWRTVETTGGMLNSIGLDNDGVEAFIQHHLPYLASLPTATVVSIAGHDYDEFVALAARLDGQPGVAALELNISCPNVSGGVDFGTDPAMCRKVVAGCRDACSVPVLAKLTPNVTNLVEIAAAAADGGADGISLINTCLGVAIDWRRRRTLLGNGMGGLSGPAIKPIALRAVYQVAAAVDVPLVGIGGIATLDDVMEFLVAGATAVQIGTANFYQPRATMQILDGLPAALAELGAHKVADIVGTVARPGQAVCRPAGSAPAAH; this is translated from the coding sequence ATGACCGGTCCAACTGCGCACGACGTCGATCTTCACGTCCAGGTCGGACGTCTGCGCTTGGCCAACCCGATCCTGGTGGCCAGCGGCACGTTTGGCTATGCCCGCGAAATGGCCGGCATCGTCGACCTCGGCCGCTTGGGGGGCATCCTTCCCAAGACGATCACGCGGTTGCCACGAGCGGGCAATGCCCCGTGGAGAACCGTCGAAACTACCGGCGGGATGCTCAATTCGATCGGCCTGGACAACGATGGCGTTGAGGCGTTCATCCAACACCATTTGCCCTACCTGGCCTCGCTGCCGACGGCCACGGTGGTGAGCATCGCGGGCCACGATTACGACGAATTCGTGGCGTTGGCCGCGCGGCTCGATGGCCAGCCGGGCGTCGCGGCCCTCGAGCTGAACATCTCCTGTCCCAACGTCAGCGGCGGCGTCGATTTCGGCACCGATCCGGCCATGTGTCGGAAAGTTGTCGCGGGCTGCCGCGACGCCTGCAGCGTGCCAGTCTTGGCCAAGCTGACTCCGAATGTGACCAACCTGGTCGAGATCGCTGCAGCGGCGGCGGACGGCGGCGCCGACGGCATCTCGCTGATCAACACTTGTCTCGGCGTGGCCATAGACTGGCGCCGGCGGCGGACCTTGCTGGGTAACGGCATGGGCGGACTCAGCGGTCCGGCCATCAAGCCGATCGCGCTGCGTGCCGTGTACCAAGTCGCGGCCGCGGTCGATGTCCCCTTGGTCGGCATCGGTGGCATCGCCACGCTCGACGATGTGATGGAGTTCCTCGTGGCTGGTGCCACGGCCGTACAAATCGGCACGGCCAATTTCTATCAACCCCGTGCGACGATGCAGATTCTCGACGGGTTGCCGGCGGCGCTAGCCGAGCTGGGGGCGCACAAGGTCGCCGACATCGTCGGCACGGTCGCCCGGCCGGGACAAGCAGTCTGCCGGCCGGCCGGTTCGGCTCCGGCGGCGCACTAG
- the topA gene encoding type I DNA topoisomerase produces the protein MAKASAAKPGKPLMIVESPAKARTIKRFLGDGYIIEASIGHVRDLPEGAKQVPAKYKGEDWAYLGVNVKSDFDPVYVIPPGKTQQVRKLKDLLKEASALYLATDEDREGEAISWHLHELLQPKVPVKRLVFHEITKEAIDEAVSQPRGIDEALVQAQETRRIVDRLYGYEVSPLLWRKIKPRLSAGRVQSVAVRLIVDRERERMAFVSATYWDLLGRFAKLSGEEFQAELVSVDGQSVPSARDFDPATGRLKNPQCVLLDETRAKALAERLATAEFRVISLDDKPYTSKPYPPFTTSTLQQEANRKLRFTARRTMKAAQSLYENGHITYMRTDSTNLAKVAVEAARDLVASQYGREYLPDQARSYQTKVKNAQEAHEAIRPAGHPFPLPETLRGRLDEDEFKLYDLIWKRTVASQMADSRGRRISIEVEGAGALFQVGGKTIDFAGYLRAYVEGADDPQAELADRETVLPSVAVGEQLRCLDLSSKSHTTQPPARYTEATLTKSLEELGIGRPSTYAAIIDTILARDYVFKRGNALVPTWTAFAVANLLEQHLPKLVDYQFTAQMEDDLDAISRGEAERVDYLRRFYYGNGQPGLKTQLEKKVDTIDARHVNRIPIARIPGVDGPEGEIVVRVGRFGPFLEQGERRASLPEGTAPDEVNLDSALKLLSQAAAAEEPLGFCPETGKPVFLKTGRFGPYVQRGTTEDEEKPKNASLLRGMQPQDVTLEMALRLLSLPRTLGVHPTTGEAIVASNGRFGPYVKCGNETRSLPESISILDVTEQQALELLAQPKAARRGFGQVQVVRMLEESPVTKQPVQVLNGRYGLYVSDGTTNASLPKEQKAEDLTLAAALELLAARAAMGPPKKGAARRKTFTPKAKPAAAASNVDSTAPPAAKKKTAKKAAARRPAKSGKK, from the coding sequence ATGGCGAAAGCATCGGCTGCCAAGCCTGGAAAGCCCCTGATGATCGTCGAATCGCCTGCCAAGGCGCGGACGATCAAGCGGTTTCTTGGCGACGGTTACATCATCGAGGCCAGCATCGGCCACGTCCGCGACCTGCCCGAGGGCGCCAAGCAGGTTCCCGCCAAGTACAAGGGCGAGGACTGGGCTTACCTGGGCGTCAACGTCAAGAGCGACTTCGACCCGGTGTACGTCATCCCGCCGGGCAAGACGCAACAAGTCCGCAAGCTCAAGGATTTGCTCAAAGAGGCGTCGGCCCTGTATCTGGCGACGGACGAAGACCGCGAAGGTGAGGCCATCAGTTGGCACCTGCACGAGCTGCTGCAGCCCAAGGTGCCCGTCAAACGGCTGGTGTTTCACGAAATCACCAAGGAAGCCATCGACGAGGCGGTCTCCCAGCCCCGTGGGATCGACGAAGCATTGGTCCAGGCCCAAGAGACGCGCCGCATCGTCGACCGGCTCTACGGCTACGAGGTCTCGCCGCTGCTGTGGCGCAAGATCAAGCCGCGGCTGTCGGCGGGCCGCGTGCAAAGCGTCGCCGTGCGGTTGATCGTCGATCGCGAACGCGAGCGCATGGCGTTTGTCTCGGCCACGTATTGGGACTTGCTCGGCCGGTTTGCCAAGCTGTCGGGCGAGGAGTTTCAGGCCGAGCTGGTGAGCGTCGACGGGCAGTCGGTGCCCAGCGCCCGTGATTTCGACCCTGCCACGGGCCGGCTCAAGAATCCGCAATGCGTGCTGCTCGACGAGACCCGGGCCAAGGCGCTGGCTGAGCGACTGGCAACCGCCGAATTCCGGGTGATTTCGCTCGACGACAAGCCCTACACGTCGAAGCCCTACCCCCCGTTCACGACCAGCACCCTGCAGCAAGAGGCCAACCGCAAGTTGCGGTTTACGGCGCGGCGGACAATGAAGGCCGCGCAAAGCCTGTACGAGAACGGGCACATTACTTACATGCGTACCGACTCGACGAACCTGGCCAAGGTGGCGGTCGAAGCGGCGCGCGACCTCGTGGCCTCGCAATATGGTCGCGAGTATCTGCCCGACCAGGCCCGGAGCTACCAGACCAAGGTCAAGAACGCGCAAGAGGCTCACGAAGCGATTCGTCCGGCGGGTCATCCGTTTCCGCTGCCCGAGACGCTGCGTGGCCGCCTCGACGAAGACGAATTCAAGCTCTACGACCTGATCTGGAAGCGGACCGTTGCCAGCCAGATGGCCGACTCGCGCGGCCGGCGGATTTCGATCGAGGTCGAAGGTGCCGGGGCGCTGTTTCAGGTGGGCGGTAAGACGATCGACTTCGCCGGATATCTGCGGGCCTACGTTGAGGGCGCCGACGACCCGCAAGCCGAGCTGGCCGACCGCGAGACAGTGCTCCCCAGCGTCGCAGTCGGCGAGCAGCTCCGCTGCCTGGATCTTTCCAGCAAATCGCACACGACGCAGCCCCCGGCGCGATACACCGAGGCGACGCTGACCAAATCGCTGGAAGAACTCGGGATCGGGCGGCCGAGCACCTACGCAGCCATCATCGACACGATTCTGGCGCGCGACTACGTGTTCAAGCGCGGCAACGCGCTGGTGCCAACCTGGACCGCGTTCGCCGTGGCGAATCTGCTTGAACAGCACCTGCCGAAGCTGGTCGACTACCAGTTCACGGCGCAAATGGAAGACGACCTCGACGCGATCAGCCGCGGCGAGGCCGAACGCGTCGACTATCTCCGCCGGTTCTATTACGGCAATGGCCAGCCGGGATTGAAGACCCAGCTCGAGAAGAAAGTCGACACGATCGATGCGCGGCATGTGAACCGTATACCCATCGCCCGGATTCCCGGCGTCGACGGCCCGGAGGGCGAAATCGTTGTGCGCGTGGGCCGGTTTGGGCCGTTCCTCGAGCAGGGCGAGCGCCGGGCCAGCCTGCCCGAGGGCACGGCGCCCGACGAAGTGAACCTGGACTCGGCGCTCAAGTTGTTGAGCCAGGCGGCCGCGGCCGAAGAGCCGTTGGGATTTTGTCCGGAAACCGGCAAGCCCGTGTTTCTCAAGACGGGGCGCTTCGGGCCCTATGTGCAGCGTGGGACGACGGAAGACGAAGAGAAGCCGAAGAACGCGTCGCTGTTGCGCGGCATGCAGCCCCAGGATGTGACCCTCGAAATGGCGCTGCGGCTGTTGTCGCTGCCGCGGACCTTGGGCGTGCACCCAACGACGGGCGAAGCGATCGTGGCGTCGAACGGCCGCTTCGGACCCTATGTGAAATGCGGCAACGAGACGCGCAGCTTGCCCGAATCGATCTCGATTCTGGATGTGACCGAACAGCAGGCCCTGGAATTGCTCGCGCAGCCCAAGGCGGCACGGCGCGGCTTCGGCCAGGTGCAGGTCGTCCGCATGCTCGAAGAGTCGCCGGTGACGAAGCAGCCGGTACAAGTGCTCAACGGACGATACGGACTGTACGTGAGCGACGGGACCACCAATGCCTCATTGCCCAAGGAGCAGAAGGCCGAGGACCTGACGCTGGCGGCCGCGCTGGAATTGCTCGCGGCCCGCGCGGCGATGGGTCCGCCGAAGAAAGGCGCCGCCCGTCGCAAGACCTTCACGCCCAAGGCCAAACCCGCGGCTGCGGCGTCCAACGTCGATTCGACCGCGCCGCCGGCGGCCAAGAAGAAAACCGCCAAGAAGGCCGCTGCGCGCCGCCCGGCCAAGTCGGGCAAGAAATAG